The genomic DNA AAGCGGTCGTCGCCAAGCTGCGCGCAGCGATCGCCAACGATCTTGATACCCCATCCGCGCTAGCTGCCGTGGACGACTGGGCGGAAGGCGACCGGGGCGCAGAGGAAGAAGGGGCGGCCGATTTGGTCCGCACTGCACTAAATTCGCTCCTCGGCGTGCAGGCCTGGCCAAGATAGGGCAGTATTTACATCATGAGCATTCGCGCCGATTTCCAGCCCACCGTAGATGAGTTCATCAATGACCTGAAATCCTTCGCTACCGGCGATTACCTCAAAGAGGAGGAAAAGGAGTTTTGGGAGGCCCCCTTTGATGCCAGCGTGCTTCCGGAGCTGCGCGGCTACCTAGAGCAGATGTTGGATGGGCTGGATGCGCTTCCAGATGATCCGGACGGGCCCCAATTGCTAAGCGTTTTGTCCAAGACTGTACGCAAGTTAGCCGATTTCAACCGCGCCCAGCATGATGCTGTGCTTGAGCCCGAGGAAAAGGAAGAGCTTTCCGAGCTCATCTATAATGCCTGCGCGGCAACTGGGGCAGATGAAGAAGCACTGTCCCAGATTCCGGAGTTGGATTTTTAGTCATCGCCTTTAAACCCTAGGCGAAATCCGCATCTAGGTAGAGCAACCCCAGCTGCCGGTGCCTAAAGTCGGGTACGTGGTGCGTACTTGTTACTATTGCCCGTTTAATTGAGAAAGCTAGTTCAATCCTCTTGTCATACCCCGATAGTGCCTCCAAACAGACAAAGCCGGCCGCCATTTTCTGGGACATGGATGGCACGCTAACTAACTCGGAGCCGCTGTGGGCAGAGGCTACCTTTTACCTTTCGGAGCTTCTAGGGAAACGGCTAACGCCTTCTCAGCGCCTGGCTACAGTAGGCGCGACCTTTGACACCACCTTGGGCATTTGTGCTGATAATGCCGGAGTAACTCTTCAACCTGGTGATAGTCAGCGGTATCGTGAGTTGATGTTTGACTATGTCAAACGGCTTTTCGCCAGCAAGCTGGAAGTCTTCCCCGGCATTGCCTCGCTGCTGAAAGAGCTTGAGGCAGATGGCATATCCATGATGGTCACCACCAATACCGAACGTAACGTGGCAGATGCAGCTATCCAGGTACTAGGGCGCGAGCATTTTGTCGATACCATCTGCGGAGATGAGGTGCCGGCAGGAAAGCCTGCACCAGATATGTACCGCGAAGCGGCCCGCCGCGTCGGAGCTGATCCCGCGAAGTGCCTGGTTTTTGAAGATTCCGCGACTGGTATGCGTGCGGCAGTTGATGCGGGCTGCACCGTTATCGGCTTGCCAGAGGATAACAGGGTAGAGGTCCCAGCAGGAGTGACGGAGGTTTCCCTCCTCCGCAGTTCTCGTCACCTTGAAGGTGCAACGGCTTCGGATGTATACGGCTGGTTTAGGAAGATTTCAACACGGCAGTAGAAAACCGGCGGTCCCTTACATTCCAAATCTATCTATGGAACAATAGGTAGGCGTGAAGAACTTTGAGACCCTTTTTGCTGAACTAGCCCACAAAGCCACCCAGCGCCCAGCCGGGTCTGGCACCGTCGCTGCCCTAGATGAAGGCGAACATCACATTGGCAAGAAGATCATCGAAGAGGCAGGCGAAGTTTGGATAGCCGCAGAGTACCAATCCGATGCCGAACTGGCAGAAGAGATGTCTCAGCTTATCTATTGGACGCAAGTCATGATGTTAAAGCGCGGATTAAGTCCTGAAGACATTTACAAATATCTCTAAGAGCCC from Corynebacterium tuberculostearicum includes the following:
- a CDS encoding phosphoribosyl-ATP diphosphatase; the protein is MKNFETLFAELAHKATQRPAGSGTVAALDEGEHHIGKKIIEEAGEVWIAAEYQSDAELAEEMSQLIYWTQVMMLKRGLSPEDIYKYL
- a CDS encoding HAD family hydrolase, whose amino-acid sequence is MDGTLTNSEPLWAEATFYLSELLGKRLTPSQRLATVGATFDTTLGICADNAGVTLQPGDSQRYRELMFDYVKRLFASKLEVFPGIASLLKELEADGISMMVTTNTERNVADAAIQVLGREHFVDTICGDEVPAGKPAPDMYREAARRVGADPAKCLVFEDSATGMRAAVDAGCTVIGLPEDNRVEVPAGVTEVSLLRSSRHLEGATASDVYGWFRKISTRQ